In the Williamwhitmania taraxaci genome, one interval contains:
- a CDS encoding helix-turn-helix domain-containing protein, with protein sequence MAHINQEQRYVITLMLQQGKLQKEIALFINRSPSVISREIRRNRDAKTGIYESNV encoded by the coding sequence ATGGCGCACATCAACCAAGAGCAAAGGTATGTAATTACCCTCATGCTACAGCAAGGCAAGCTACAAAAAGAAATAGCCCTGTTTATCAACCGAAGCCCTTCCGTGATATCCCGGGAGATTCGCAGGAACAGGGATGCCAAAACGGGCATTTACGAGAGCAACGT
- a CDS encoding LptF/LptG family permease gives MKKFHSFLLKSFLGPMLMTFCIVMFILLMQFLWKYIDELVGKGLTWDIIGELMLYASATLVPMALPLTVLLASIMTLGDLGENNELLAMKAAGISLQKILAPLVILIVILSIFGFFFSNNILPVTNLKIKTLLYSVGQQRPELQIKEGAFTNGIEGYSIKVGEKDRKTSLMRRIMIYNQASREGNLSVTSADSGYMRVTADKKYMVVDLYSGCNYEDVRANGKPRNAKSNDYAFRRNYFAQQTILVPLSGFDFKRSDEGLFKNDYQMLNIAQLEIAGDSLKKELEQRKGYVFKNLIGRSSFTGPIDTSNTIKSKASYTLDSTIASMDFTDKKSAVSYALSMARSAKSNLATNKDEISYKQRIINRHRIEWHRKFALSFACFVFFFIGAPLGAIIRKGGLGMPVVISIFFFIIYYIISITGEKFVREGILIAPIGMWIASFILFPLGIFLSYKASNDSAILNTDLYLKFFKKIGKLFGKKKSA, from the coding sequence ATGAAAAAATTCCACTCATTTCTGCTGAAGTCCTTTCTAGGTCCGATGCTCATGACCTTCTGCATAGTAATGTTTATCCTATTGATGCAGTTCTTATGGAAATATATTGACGAACTTGTTGGCAAAGGTCTTACCTGGGATATCATTGGGGAATTAATGCTCTACGCCTCAGCCACCTTAGTTCCGATGGCCCTACCTCTTACTGTTTTGTTAGCCTCAATAATGACTCTTGGCGATCTAGGAGAAAACAATGAACTGCTTGCAATGAAAGCGGCTGGTATATCCTTACAGAAGATACTTGCACCCCTAGTAATTCTGATTGTAATCCTCAGCATTTTTGGATTCTTCTTTTCGAACAATATACTACCGGTAACCAACCTGAAGATAAAAACGCTCCTGTACAGTGTAGGCCAACAGCGTCCAGAACTTCAGATTAAGGAGGGAGCCTTTACCAATGGAATTGAAGGATACAGCATAAAGGTCGGAGAGAAAGATAGAAAAACAAGCCTGATGCGCAGAATTATGATATACAATCAGGCAAGCAGGGAGGGAAACCTATCTGTAACCTCTGCCGATTCGGGCTACATGCGCGTAACAGCCGATAAGAAATATATGGTTGTCGATCTCTACTCCGGGTGTAACTACGAAGATGTAAGGGCAAACGGAAAGCCTCGAAATGCAAAAAGCAACGACTATGCCTTTCGGCGAAACTACTTTGCTCAGCAAACCATACTGGTTCCCTTAAGCGGATTCGACTTTAAACGATCCGACGAAGGCCTTTTCAAAAACGATTACCAAATGCTCAATATTGCTCAACTTGAAATTGCCGGCGACTCCCTCAAAAAAGAACTTGAGCAACGAAAGGGTTATGTGTTCAAAAATCTTATTGGACGAAGCTCGTTCACAGGGCCAATCGACACATCCAACACAATTAAGAGCAAAGCCAGCTATACCCTCGATTCAACCATCGCTTCGATGGACTTTACCGACAAGAAATCGGCCGTATCATACGCCCTCTCGATGGCACGTTCGGCAAAAAGTAATCTGGCCACCAACAAGGATGAGATTTCCTACAAACAGCGTATAATTAACCGACATCGTATTGAGTGGCATCGAAAATTTGCGCTCTCCTTTGCATGCTTCGTCTTCTTCTTTATTGGAGCACCTCTAGGGGCCATAATTCGCAAGGGTGGGTTGGGAATGCCGGTTGTCATCTCCATTTTCTTCTTCATAATCTATTACATTATCTCTATCACAGGAGAGAAATTTGTAAGGGAAGGCATCCTAATTGCGCCCATTGGTATGTGGATCGCAAGTTTTATACTGTTTCCACTCGGAATATTCCTTTCATACAAGGCAAGCAACGACTCAGCTATACTCAACACCGATTTATATCTCAAATTCTTCAAGAAAATAGGAAAACTATTCGGAAAGAAGAAGAGCGCTTAA
- a CDS encoding glycosyltransferase family 4 protein has protein sequence MRILIVTNKVPYPAKDGGAIATLNMALGLATQGASITVLAINTLKHFSPVEEIPNDILKRVGIKAATVDTSIKLWPALKNLLFSRKPYISVRFENEAFLNLLQKEITTMPYDIIQLEGPYLEAYIKTIRAYSTAPIVLRAHNIEHEIWDRTVTITSNPFKKVYLRILANRIERLEKNTLRRVDAVIPITKKDAQSLLKSSPTIPCHIAPTGLNEAHFTTTNSHKIEQSLFHLGGLDWTPNQAGLIWFLNNCWPAIRAAVPNARFFIAGRHAPKTFIKAIKLPCVEFMGEVGNAQLFMQTHGIMVVPLLSGSGMRIKIIEGMAASTPIVSTSIGAEGIEAVSGKDIVIADTPEAIIEACISLLLNVELANQIAKNGCNFAQQHFNNDEISHKVMEFYQSLLLERNNKSY, from the coding sequence ATGAGAATACTGATAGTTACCAACAAGGTTCCCTATCCAGCCAAAGATGGTGGTGCAATTGCAACCCTAAACATGGCATTAGGACTAGCCACCCAAGGTGCTAGCATCACTGTTCTTGCAATAAACACGTTAAAGCATTTCTCTCCGGTAGAAGAGATTCCGAATGATATACTCAAACGAGTTGGCATAAAAGCGGCAACGGTAGATACTTCCATAAAACTATGGCCAGCCCTCAAGAACCTTCTTTTCTCAAGGAAACCATACATTTCCGTCCGGTTCGAAAACGAGGCATTTCTTAACCTACTACAGAAAGAAATCACCACTATGCCGTATGACATCATACAGCTAGAAGGACCATACTTAGAAGCATATATCAAAACGATAAGAGCATATTCAACTGCTCCCATTGTGCTCAGAGCACACAACATTGAGCATGAAATCTGGGACAGAACCGTAACAATAACTTCAAATCCATTTAAGAAGGTCTACCTCAGAATACTAGCCAATAGAATTGAACGATTGGAGAAAAACACTCTTCGCCGCGTTGATGCAGTAATTCCTATCACCAAAAAGGATGCACAAAGCTTGCTTAAATCGAGTCCGACAATTCCATGCCACATAGCGCCAACAGGATTGAATGAAGCTCATTTCACGACTACGAACTCGCATAAGATAGAACAAAGTTTGTTTCACCTTGGCGGTTTGGATTGGACGCCAAATCAAGCAGGCCTTATCTGGTTTTTAAACAACTGTTGGCCAGCAATAAGAGCAGCAGTTCCTAACGCGAGATTCTTCATTGCCGGACGACATGCTCCTAAAACCTTCATTAAAGCAATAAAACTACCCTGTGTTGAATTTATGGGAGAAGTGGGAAACGCCCAGCTATTTATGCAAACGCATGGAATAATGGTAGTGCCGTTGCTATCCGGTTCTGGGATGCGTATTAAAATCATCGAGGGAATGGCTGCCTCCACGCCCATTGTTTCAACGTCGATTGGAGCAGAAGGAATAGAGGCGGTGAGCGGAAAAGACATTGTTATTGCCGATACGCCTGAAGCAATTATAGAAGCATGTATCTCGCTACTATTAAATGTAGAGTTGGCAAACCAAATTGCCAAAAACGGTTGTAACTTTGCGCAGCAGCACTTCAATAATGATGAAATTAGTCATAAGGTAATGGAGTTTTACCAAAGTCTCCTTCTCGAACGAAACAACAAAAGTTACTAA
- a CDS encoding glycosyltransferase, which translates to MEYLFWIPALLVFHSYILYPIILRILTSKEKKKIDLFSLEDNLPSISILMAVHNEESVIAKKIESIFSTNYPVHKIEVIIGSDSSTDRTNDILSEKTILHPQLQYFIFERRGKANTINELLDKSTGEIIISTDANVFFTQTTIFELVKHFKNDQIGLVDSRMRNTGLQSHGISIQESTYINREVLIKNREGRIWGSMMGPFGGCFATRRSCYNKVPSTFFMDDFYICMRVIEQGFKTINSLDADVYEDVSNQSHEEFRRKVRISIGNFQNLFRFKGLLLPPWKGRAFAFISHKAIRWVGPILIIIALLANIALARENNAYLTVLVIFLVSFLLLPLDFFLKRINIHITFVRFVTHFYGMNLALLVGFYKFIKGVKSNVWQPTQRNQ; encoded by the coding sequence GTGGAATACTTATTCTGGATACCCGCACTCCTCGTATTTCACTCCTATATTCTTTATCCAATAATCCTGCGCATTCTTACCTCAAAAGAAAAGAAAAAGATAGATTTATTTAGCTTAGAGGACAATCTCCCTTCCATCTCTATTTTAATGGCAGTGCACAACGAAGAGTCAGTAATAGCAAAGAAAATTGAATCGATTTTCAGCACCAACTACCCCGTTCATAAGATTGAAGTGATCATAGGCTCCGACTCGTCAACTGACCGCACAAACGACATTCTGTCTGAAAAAACCATCCTTCACCCACAACTGCAATACTTCATCTTCGAACGTAGAGGAAAAGCAAACACCATCAACGAGTTGCTTGACAAATCTACGGGTGAAATTATTATATCAACCGACGCAAACGTATTTTTCACACAGACTACGATCTTTGAATTGGTGAAACACTTCAAGAATGATCAAATTGGACTTGTCGATTCCCGTATGCGGAATACTGGTTTACAATCGCATGGCATTTCAATTCAAGAAAGCACTTACATCAACCGGGAGGTGCTAATAAAAAACAGAGAGGGCCGTATTTGGGGTAGCATGATGGGTCCATTTGGGGGTTGCTTTGCTACAAGAAGAAGTTGCTACAACAAGGTGCCTTCTACCTTTTTTATGGATGATTTCTACATATGTATGCGCGTCATCGAGCAAGGATTCAAAACCATTAATAGCCTAGATGCTGATGTCTACGAGGACGTTTCGAACCAATCCCACGAAGAGTTTCGCCGAAAAGTAAGGATTTCGATTGGAAATTTTCAAAACCTTTTTCGGTTTAAGGGGTTGCTTCTACCGCCGTGGAAGGGCCGTGCATTTGCCTTTATTTCGCACAAAGCCATACGATGGGTTGGACCAATTCTCATCATAATTGCCTTATTGGCCAATATAGCACTAGCGAGAGAGAACAACGCATATCTTACAGTATTGGTGATTTTTTTAGTGAGTTTTTTATTACTTCCCCTCGATTTTTTCCTTAAAAGAATAAACATTCATATTACCTTTGTGCGGTTTGTTACCCATTTTTACGGAATGAACTTAGCCCTATTAGTAGGTTTCTATAAATTTATAAAAGGAGTAAAATCCAATGTCTGGCAACCAACACAACGCAACCAATAG
- a CDS encoding bifunctional 3,4-dihydroxy-2-butanone-4-phosphate synthase/GTP cyclohydrolase II, with translation MSGNQHNATNSLLNTIDEAIEDIRNGKVIIVVDNEDRENEGDFVVAAELITAEIVNFMATHGRGLICAPLTEERCKELDLELMVGTNTALHQTPFTVSVDLNGSGCTTGISAADRAKTIKALVDPKTKSEDLGRPGHIFPLKAREKGVLRRAGHTEAVVDLTRLAGLQPGGALVEIMNEDGTMARLPQLLEIAKKFSLKIVSIEELIAYRLKSESLIERGERIQLPTEFGNFELVPYRQLNNGLEHVALVKGSWDINEPVTVRVHSSCVTGDIFGSYRCDCGPQLHEALRKIEKEGKGVVVYMNQEGRGIGLFNKIHAYKLQEEGRDTVEANLDLGFSADERDYGVGAAILRDLGLQKIKLLTNNPKKITGLEGYGLEIVENMPIEIKSNVFNEFYLQTKKTKMGHKLQGNK, from the coding sequence ATGTCTGGCAACCAACACAACGCAACCAATAGCCTCCTGAATACAATTGATGAGGCAATTGAAGATATCAGAAACGGTAAAGTAATTATTGTAGTCGATAATGAGGATAGGGAAAACGAAGGCGACTTCGTGGTTGCTGCCGAACTTATCACCGCTGAAATCGTCAACTTCATGGCCACTCATGGCCGCGGTTTAATTTGCGCTCCACTTACCGAAGAGCGCTGCAAAGAGCTCGATCTGGAACTCATGGTGGGCACCAACACCGCCCTTCATCAAACGCCGTTTACCGTATCGGTCGATTTAAATGGCAGCGGCTGCACCACTGGGATCTCTGCCGCCGACAGAGCAAAAACCATAAAAGCACTGGTCGACCCTAAAACCAAATCGGAAGATCTAGGTCGTCCGGGCCACATATTTCCGCTTAAAGCAAGAGAAAAAGGGGTACTTCGCAGAGCAGGTCATACCGAAGCAGTTGTTGACCTTACCCGCTTGGCTGGCTTACAACCCGGCGGTGCTTTAGTCGAGATAATGAATGAGGATGGAACAATGGCAAGGCTTCCTCAACTACTCGAAATTGCAAAAAAATTCAGCCTCAAGATTGTCTCCATTGAAGAGTTAATCGCTTACCGATTGAAATCGGAAAGCCTTATTGAGCGAGGCGAACGTATTCAACTGCCCACCGAATTTGGCAATTTTGAGTTAGTTCCCTATCGCCAACTTAACAATGGACTGGAACATGTTGCCCTTGTAAAGGGAAGTTGGGATATAAACGAACCAGTGACCGTTAGGGTTCACTCATCATGCGTCACGGGCGACATCTTTGGCAGCTATCGTTGCGATTGTGGCCCTCAACTACACGAAGCTTTACGAAAAATTGAAAAAGAAGGTAAGGGCGTCGTTGTATACATGAACCAAGAAGGTCGTGGCATTGGCCTGTTCAATAAAATACATGCCTACAAGCTACAAGAAGAAGGACGCGATACGGTAGAAGCTAATCTGGACCTTGGATTCAGTGCCGATGAGCGCGATTACGGAGTTGGCGCAGCGATTCTTCGCGACTTAGGCCTTCAGAAAATAAAATTACTGACAAACAACCCTAAGAAAATTACAGGTCTTGAAGGATACGGTCTCGAGATTGTCGAAAACATGCCCATTGAGATCAAGTCCAATGTTTTTAATGAGTTTTACCTTCAGACGAAAAAAACTAAAATGGGTCATAAACTCCAAGGGAACAAATAA
- the fmt gene encoding methionyl-tRNA formyltransferase codes for MNRSLKVVFMGTPEFAATILRRIVASPHQVLAVVTVPDKPAGRGQKIAQSEVKTEAGKLGIPVLQPVKLKDPAFISELNQLGADVFVVVAFRMMPKEVWSMPPHGTFNLHASLLPHYRGAAPINWAIINGDKVSGNTTFFINEEIDTGKIIFQEELTIGNTELVGELHDRLMISGAELVVKTLDAIADGTAKPVEQPHTLEGQPLKQAPKIFKETCKISWSDPCDKVMHHIHGLSPYPAAWTTLQNNITLETTPVKIFKVSIVNQTTNQLPGIISSDGKTFIHVTTGKGTIAIEELQLAGKKHLSTPEFLRGFKDIEKFRFS; via the coding sequence ATGAACCGGTCGTTGAAGGTAGTTTTTATGGGCACACCTGAGTTTGCTGCTACAATTCTGAGAAGGATTGTGGCATCACCCCATCAGGTTTTAGCAGTGGTTACTGTGCCGGACAAGCCTGCAGGAAGAGGTCAGAAAATAGCCCAATCGGAAGTTAAAACCGAAGCAGGCAAGTTAGGCATTCCCGTTCTTCAACCGGTAAAGCTGAAAGATCCGGCATTTATCTCAGAACTAAACCAACTCGGTGCTGATGTCTTTGTTGTGGTTGCTTTTCGAATGATGCCTAAAGAAGTGTGGTCAATGCCTCCTCACGGAACATTTAATCTCCATGCATCACTACTCCCCCATTACCGAGGTGCTGCGCCAATCAACTGGGCAATAATTAATGGTGATAAAGTATCGGGCAACACGACCTTCTTTATTAACGAAGAGATTGACACGGGCAAAATAATTTTTCAAGAGGAGTTAACGATTGGAAATACCGAATTGGTCGGAGAACTACACGATAGGTTAATGATTTCGGGAGCCGAATTGGTTGTGAAAACCTTAGATGCTATTGCCGATGGTACTGCAAAACCGGTAGAACAACCACACACACTGGAAGGACAACCGTTAAAGCAGGCACCCAAAATATTTAAGGAAACATGCAAGATCAGCTGGAGCGATCCCTGCGACAAGGTTATGCACCACATACACGGCCTAAGCCCCTATCCTGCTGCTTGGACTACACTGCAAAACAATATTACCCTAGAGACAACGCCTGTTAAGATTTTCAAAGTCTCAATTGTAAACCAGACTACCAATCAACTTCCCGGCATAATATCTTCCGACGGGAAAACATTTATCCATGTAACCACAGGCAAAGGAACAATTGCCATAGAAGAGTTACAGCTCGCCGGAAAGAAGCATCTTTCGACCCCGGAATTTCTCCGAGGATTTAAGGACATTGAAAAATTTCGATTTTCTTAA
- a CDS encoding glucosaminidase domain-containing protein, with translation MRIVLFILLITSFIPTHIAGQNGKKYSREEYVQLFKNLAIRQMEKSGVPASIIIAQGMLESDNGNSTLAIKANNHFGIKCHKSWSGSTIFHDDDKKSECFRVYRDVANSFSDHSDFLRSSKRYAFLFDLKPTDYKGWAKGLKKAGYATNPKYADMLVKIIEENNLYLLDQGVDIKAVSPTRLQGSDTYLVDIYKNHPELVRNGVLYIVVKAGDSVESLAKELEMMPWQIYKYNDLPRDTKLVPGDEVYIKPKKRQAAKGFPVHICESGETMHKISQTNAIKLRLLYKRNGMEPGQEPEAGQEIFLRGWKPGLKHGWF, from the coding sequence ATGAGAATTGTATTATTCATACTATTGATAACTAGTTTTATACCGACCCATATTGCTGGTCAAAACGGAAAGAAATATTCTCGTGAAGAATATGTTCAATTGTTTAAAAATTTAGCAATTCGGCAGATGGAGAAAAGCGGAGTGCCAGCCAGTATTATTATTGCTCAGGGCATGTTAGAGTCCGATAATGGGAATAGTACGCTGGCTATTAAGGCAAACAATCATTTTGGGATTAAATGCCATAAGTCATGGTCGGGATCTACCATTTTTCATGATGACGACAAAAAGAGCGAGTGCTTTAGAGTATATCGTGATGTGGCAAACTCATTTTCGGATCATTCCGATTTTCTGCGTTCTTCTAAACGGTATGCTTTTCTTTTTGATCTAAAGCCAACCGATTACAAGGGGTGGGCCAAAGGATTGAAAAAGGCAGGATACGCCACAAATCCAAAGTATGCCGATATGCTGGTGAAGATTATTGAGGAGAACAATCTATATTTATTAGATCAAGGCGTTGATATTAAGGCTGTATCCCCAACTAGACTGCAAGGATCAGATACCTATTTGGTCGATATTTACAAGAATCATCCTGAGTTGGTGCGAAATGGTGTTCTTTATATCGTGGTGAAAGCAGGCGACTCGGTGGAGAGTTTGGCAAAGGAGTTGGAAATGATGCCTTGGCAGATTTACAAATACAACGATTTGCCTCGTGATACGAAACTTGTTCCGGGCGATGAGGTGTACATCAAACCAAAAAAGCGTCAGGCTGCTAAAGGTTTCCCCGTTCATATATGCGAGTCAGGTGAGACTATGCACAAAATTTCTCAGACAAATGCAATAAAGTTGCGCTTGCTCTATAAACGTAATGGGATGGAGCCGGGACAAGAGCCTGAAGCAGGACAAGAGATATTCCTACGGGGTTGGAAGCCGGGTTTGAAGCATGGATGGTTTTAG
- the cdd gene encoding cytidine deaminase has product MRESEILVKYFEYDSPTELASDYQVLVEKAKDATKDAYAPYSKFRVGAAVLLENGEIITGTNQENAAYPSGLCAERVAIFYANSKYPSQAIKAIAVASFYNGKFNETPVYPCGSCRQVLLETQNRFNKPMDIIMYGSNSIQIVKSARLLLPLCFDVDLKAKD; this is encoded by the coding sequence ATGAGAGAGTCTGAAATTTTAGTAAAATATTTTGAATATGATAGTCCCACAGAACTCGCTTCTGACTATCAGGTTTTGGTTGAAAAGGCCAAAGATGCCACGAAGGATGCCTATGCTCCCTACTCGAAATTTCGCGTAGGAGCAGCAGTATTGCTCGAGAATGGCGAAATAATCACGGGTACCAACCAAGAAAATGCGGCCTACCCTTCGGGACTATGTGCTGAGCGAGTGGCAATTTTTTATGCTAACTCAAAATACCCAAGCCAAGCGATAAAAGCCATTGCGGTCGCATCTTTTTACAATGGCAAGTTTAACGAAACTCCGGTTTACCCGTGCGGTTCGTGCAGGCAGGTGCTGCTTGAAACGCAAAACCGGTTTAATAAGCCGATGGACATTATCATGTATGGATCAAACTCCATCCAGATAGTTAAGAGTGCGAGGCTATTACTTCCACTCTGCTTCGACGTTGATCTAAAGGCCAAGGACTAG
- a CDS encoding adenylate/guanylate cyclase domain-containing protein, translating into MGKILLVFDRNESDFQLLLQLLESRFAEYEVSCCEKEEALLAAIESQPIAILIDHSFNGSGGYSVITSLKGSEFTRNIPIYLFHDFLDLKSVAEAVTLGADDFFRKPIVQEELVPRLTVMLRNAQTVNDLRSTSQQLNDFSVAATKAGNSLIMISSTGDIEWVNGGFEKLYGCNLKLFKESFGSNMFSDNLSHKTVAAFKRCRENGEYVTYENSWTMKNGVVKDIQTSLSPVYDHWGNFFKIICIETDISDFKAVERELGDKHAHITEANQLLEQQRSEIEEQKRSLEDEKKKSEELLQNILPMEIARQLTRKGTAKPKPYKDVSVLFTDFVGFSSLTRAYDALDLIEILDHYFQRFEQIGEGHFLEKIKTIGDAYMCAGGLPRTNKSHAFDTVLAALEIKKFVQEKAVSDQLLDKSAWQVRIGIHSGDVIAGVIGRKKFAYDIWGDTVNVASRMEQASEPGKINISQSTYDKIKDFFECTPRGEIPVKNIGSISMYYVERILPELSDDLDGVLPNAAFKKILSTY; encoded by the coding sequence ATGGGAAAGATTCTGCTTGTTTTTGATAGAAACGAATCCGATTTTCAACTTCTTTTGCAGTTGTTGGAAAGTCGATTTGCGGAATACGAAGTCTCTTGCTGCGAAAAGGAGGAGGCGTTGTTGGCGGCTATTGAAAGCCAACCAATTGCTATCCTCATCGATCATAGCTTTAATGGATCCGGAGGCTATTCTGTCATCACAAGCCTAAAAGGAAGCGAGTTTACGCGAAATATTCCAATTTATCTTTTTCATGATTTTCTTGACTTAAAATCGGTGGCTGAGGCCGTAACCCTTGGTGCTGATGATTTCTTTCGCAAGCCTATTGTTCAAGAGGAACTTGTTCCTCGGTTGACAGTAATGCTTCGGAATGCGCAAACAGTTAATGATTTGCGATCCACCTCTCAGCAGTTGAATGATTTTTCCGTGGCAGCAACCAAGGCTGGAAACTCTTTAATTATGATTAGTTCTACCGGCGACATTGAATGGGTGAACGGGGGATTCGAGAAGTTATACGGATGCAATTTAAAGTTATTTAAAGAATCGTTTGGGTCAAATATGTTCTCGGATAACCTTTCACATAAGACAGTTGCTGCGTTTAAGCGGTGTAGGGAAAATGGTGAATACGTTACCTATGAGAACAGTTGGACAATGAAAAATGGAGTCGTTAAAGATATCCAAACCTCCTTGTCGCCGGTTTACGACCATTGGGGAAATTTTTTCAAGATAATTTGTATTGAAACAGATATTTCTGATTTTAAGGCAGTAGAGCGTGAACTTGGCGATAAGCATGCCCATATTACTGAAGCAAATCAGTTGTTGGAGCAGCAGCGCTCCGAGATCGAGGAGCAAAAGCGATCGCTCGAGGATGAGAAGAAAAAGTCAGAAGAGTTGTTGCAAAATATTCTACCGATGGAGATTGCTCGGCAACTTACCCGAAAGGGGACTGCCAAGCCCAAACCCTATAAGGATGTGTCTGTGTTGTTTACTGACTTTGTCGGCTTTTCGAGTCTTACTCGCGCCTACGATGCTCTTGATCTTATCGAAATACTCGATCACTACTTTCAACGTTTTGAGCAGATAGGGGAAGGTCACTTTCTTGAGAAGATAAAAACGATTGGCGATGCATACATGTGTGCAGGAGGACTACCTCGAACCAACAAGAGCCATGCATTTGATACTGTATTGGCTGCTCTTGAAATCAAAAAATTTGTGCAAGAGAAAGCAGTCTCTGACCAATTATTGGATAAATCAGCTTGGCAAGTAAGAATAGGGATTCACTCCGGCGATGTAATTGCTGGAGTAATTGGACGCAAGAAATTTGCGTACGACATATGGGGCGACACAGTAAATGTCGCCAGCCGTATGGAGCAAGCATCGGAACCCGGAAAAATCAATATTTCCCAGTCGACCTACGATAAGATTAAAGACTTTTTTGAGTGCACTCCTCGAGGCGAGATTCCAGTAAAAAACATAGGCTCCATAAGTATGTACTATGTGGAGCGTATCTTACCTGAACTTTCCGATGATCTCGATGGTGTTCTCCCCAATGCGGCTTTTAAGAAGATATTGTCTACCTACTAG
- a CDS encoding RluA family pseudouridine synthase, with protein MAFTEADILWEDNHLLAVNKHAGQLVQVDTTGDSSLEDEVKAFLKKRESKPGNVFLGVTHRIDRPVSGVVLFAKTSKALTRINEMFREGTVKKTYWAIVKNKPEEESATLEHYLVRDTAKNRTMALTKPRADAKVASLSYTILARSVNYFLLEIDLHTGRHHQIRAQLAKIGCPIKGDLKYGFARSNPDGGICLHSREISIEHPVKNELVVIVAPTPKDVLWIDFVNSLGGKSNKR; from the coding sequence ATGGCATTTACCGAAGCAGATATTTTGTGGGAGGACAACCATTTGTTGGCAGTTAATAAGCATGCCGGCCAACTTGTCCAAGTCGATACAACCGGCGATTCATCGCTCGAAGATGAGGTTAAGGCTTTTCTCAAGAAACGAGAGAGCAAGCCTGGGAATGTTTTTTTGGGCGTAACTCATCGTATCGATCGACCCGTTTCCGGTGTGGTGCTGTTTGCGAAAACTAGCAAGGCGCTTACTCGGATTAATGAGATGTTTAGAGAGGGAACGGTCAAGAAAACTTACTGGGCTATTGTGAAAAACAAACCGGAGGAAGAATCGGCTACCCTTGAGCATTACTTGGTGCGCGATACGGCAAAGAATAGAACAATGGCACTTACAAAGCCGAGGGCGGATGCCAAGGTTGCAAGCTTGTCCTATACAATTCTTGCACGCTCGGTAAATTATTTTTTGCTCGAGATTGATTTGCATACCGGACGACACCACCAAATACGGGCTCAGCTAGCCAAAATTGGTTGCCCCATCAAAGGGGATTTGAAGTATGGTTTTGCTCGATCGAACCCCGATGGTGGCATATGCTTGCATTCTCGGGAAATATCGATAGAGCATCCGGTTAAGAATGAGCTTGTAGTTATTGTGGCCCCGACACCGAAAGATGTTCTTTGGATTGATTTCGTCAACAGTTTGGGCGGTAAATCAAATAAACGATAG